The genomic window TCCTTCTGTTGGTGCTATAATAGATGATGCTATGTGTGTAGGATGTGATGTGTGCTTACAAGTCTGTCCATTTGGAGCAATAAAGAAAACAGAGTAGTGCTATAGAAGGGGGATACCATGACAGTTTATTATGTAGATCATAATGTATGTAGAAAATGCAAAATGTGTCTTAGGATAAGGTGTAAGGCAATATCTTATGATGAAGTCCAAGGAGCTCAAATTTCTGAAGATGTTTGCAATGGTTGTGGGAAATGTAGTTTAATATGCCCGATGGGAGCAATAAAGAAGGTAGGTGGATAATATGTCAAAAGTCACTAATATATTATTGGTAGGGGTAGGTGGCCAAGGAATAATATTGGCTAGTAAGATACTT from Clostridiisalibacter paucivorans DSM 22131 includes these protein-coding regions:
- a CDS encoding 4Fe-4S binding protein, producing the protein MTVYYVDHNVCRKCKMCLRIRCKAISYDEVQGAQISEDVCNGCGKCSLICPMGAIKKVGG